One genomic window of Bacillus mycoides includes the following:
- a CDS encoding glyceraldehyde-3-phosphate dehydrogenase, protein MTRVAINGFGRIGRMVFRQAIKESAFEIVAINASYPSETLAHLIKYDTVHGKFAGTVEAFEDHLLVDGKMIRLLNNRDPKELPWTDLGVEVVIEATGKFNSKEKAILHVEAGAKKVILTAPGKNEDVTIVVGVNEDQLDITKHTVISNASCTTNCLAPVVKVLDEQFGIENGLMTTVHAYTNDQKNIDNPHKDLRRARACGQSIIPTTTGAAKALAKVLPHLNGKLHGMALRVPTPNVSLVDLVVDVKRDVTVEDINEAFKTVANGALKGIVEFSEEPLVSIDFNTNTHSAIIDGLSTMVMGERKVKVLAWYDNEWGYSRRVVDLVTLVVDELAKQENVQHI, encoded by the coding sequence ATGACTCGTGTGGCAATTAATGGATTTGGACGTATTGGGAGAATGGTGTTTCGTCAAGCAATAAAAGAAAGCGCATTCGAAATTGTAGCAATCAATGCAAGCTATCCGTCCGAAACGTTAGCACATTTAATTAAATATGATACAGTACACGGTAAGTTTGCCGGAACAGTGGAAGCATTTGAAGATCACTTATTAGTAGATGGGAAAATGATTCGCCTTTTAAACAACCGTGATCCAAAGGAATTGCCTTGGACAGATCTAGGTGTTGAAGTTGTAATTGAAGCAACTGGTAAATTTAATTCAAAAGAAAAAGCAATTCTTCACGTTGAAGCTGGAGCGAAAAAAGTTATTTTAACAGCGCCTGGTAAAAATGAAGATGTAACAATTGTAGTTGGTGTGAACGAAGACCAATTAGATATTACAAAACATACCGTTATTTCAAATGCATCTTGTACAACAAACTGTTTAGCACCTGTTGTAAAGGTGTTAGATGAGCAGTTTGGAATTGAAAACGGTTTAATGACAACTGTTCACGCTTATACAAATGACCAAAAAAACATTGATAACCCACATAAAGATTTAAGAAGAGCACGTGCTTGCGGACAGTCAATCATTCCTACAACGACGGGTGCTGCGAAAGCGCTTGCAAAAGTTCTTCCGCATTTAAATGGAAAACTTCATGGTATGGCACTTCGTGTACCAACACCAAACGTGTCTCTTGTTGATTTAGTAGTAGACGTAAAACGTGATGTAACAGTTGAAGATATTAATGAAGCATTCAAAACTGTTGCAAACGGTGCGTTAAAAGGAATTGTAGAATTTAGCGAAGAGCCTTTAGTGTCTATCGACTTTAATACAAATACACACTCAGCTATTATTGATGGTTTATCTACAATGGTAATGGGTGAGCGTAAAGTGAAAGTACTTGCTTGGTATGATAACGAGTGGGGCTACTCTCGTCGTGTTGTAGATCTTGTAACGTTAGTTGTTGATGAATTAGCAAAACAAGAAAATGTACAACATATTTAA
- the coaE gene encoding dephospho-CoA kinase (Dephospho-CoA kinase (CoaE) performs the final step in coenzyme A biosynthesis.) encodes MTVVIGLTGGIASGKSTVSQMFRELSIPVIDADIIAREVVERGKPAYNKIVEVFGTEVLQKDGELDRPKLGSVVFHNEEKRLQLNKIVHPAVREEMNMQKEMYIKEGVQAVVLDIPLLFESKLTSLVDRVLVVAVKPNTQLDRLMKRNNFSEEEATVRIQSQMPLEEKVKNADEVINNDGTIMETKTQLQVILKKWNIID; translated from the coding sequence ATGACAGTAGTAATTGGATTAACAGGAGGCATTGCAAGTGGAAAAAGTACAGTGTCTCAAATGTTTCGCGAGCTAAGTATACCAGTTATTGATGCAGATATTATTGCGCGAGAAGTTGTAGAACGAGGAAAACCAGCATATAACAAAATTGTAGAAGTATTTGGAACGGAAGTGTTACAAAAAGACGGAGAACTGGATCGACCGAAATTAGGAAGTGTCGTTTTCCATAATGAAGAAAAACGATTGCAGTTAAATAAAATTGTTCATCCGGCAGTGCGTGAGGAAATGAATATGCAAAAGGAAATGTACATAAAAGAAGGTGTGCAAGCGGTTGTGTTAGATATTCCTCTTTTATTTGAAAGTAAATTAACGAGTCTCGTTGATCGCGTTTTAGTTGTAGCGGTTAAGCCGAATACACAATTAGACCGTTTAATGAAACGAAATAACTTTTCAGAAGAAGAAGCAACGGTGCGTATTCAATCTCAAATGCCATTAGAAGAAAAAGTGAAGAATGCAGATGAAGTGATAAATAATGATGGCACAATTATGGAAACGAAAACACAATTACAGGTGATTTTAAAGAAGTGGAACATTATTGATTAA
- the ytaF gene encoding sporulation membrane protein YtaF: protein MYLYLSLILLAFTLSLDSCSVGLTYGLRSVRIPLRSIIIIGICSAAVMLVSMGIGHMIAKIFSPVIATRIGGLVLIGIGIWVLYQFFRSDKKEEPKQEEKVWKLEIASLGLVIQILRKPTVADFDKSGTISAGEALLLGIALSVDSFGAGIGASLLGYAPAMMAILVAVMSSLFLFIGMKLGTVLSNMKWLQKFTFLPGVLLIIIGIWKM, encoded by the coding sequence ATGTACCTTTATTTGTCTCTTATTTTATTAGCTTTTACATTAAGCTTAGATAGCTGTAGTGTAGGGCTAACATACGGTTTAAGAAGCGTAAGAATTCCACTAAGATCAATTATAATTATCGGAATCTGTTCAGCGGCTGTTATGCTCGTTTCAATGGGAATTGGACATATGATCGCGAAAATTTTTTCACCTGTTATCGCAACGCGTATCGGTGGGCTTGTTCTTATTGGAATAGGGATTTGGGTATTATACCAATTTTTTCGGAGTGATAAAAAAGAAGAACCGAAGCAAGAGGAGAAGGTTTGGAAATTAGAGATTGCTTCACTAGGACTAGTGATTCAAATTTTACGGAAACCGACTGTTGCGGATTTTGATAAATCGGGCACCATTTCTGCAGGAGAAGCGCTACTTCTTGGTATAGCTCTTTCTGTAGATTCGTTTGGTGCTGGAATTGGTGCATCTTTATTAGGGTATGCACCTGCTATGATGGCGATATTAGTCGCGGTTATGAGTTCTTTATTTTTATTTATTGGAATGAAGCTTGGTACGGTTTTGTCGAATATGAAATGGTTACAAAAATTTACATTCCTGCCTGGGGTATTACTCATTATTATTGGAATTTGGAAAATGTAA
- the mutM gene encoding DNA-formamidopyrimidine glycosylase: MPELPEVENVRRTLENLVTGKVIEDVIITYPKIVKRPDDAEIFKDMLRGEMIENIKRRGKFLLLYVTNYVIVSHLRMEGKFLLHQEDEPIDKHTHVRFLFTDGTELHYKDVRKFGTMHLFKKGEEFAQMPLADLGPEPFDAELTPQYLQERLQKTNRKIKVVLLDQRLLVGLGNIYVDEVLFRSHIHPEREASSLTEEEIERVYEAIVTTLGEAVKRGGSTIRTYINSQGQIGSFQELLNVYGKKGEPCVTCGTILEKTVVGGRGTHYCPICQPRI; encoded by the coding sequence ATGCCGGAATTACCAGAGGTTGAAAATGTTAGACGGACACTTGAAAATCTTGTAACGGGGAAAGTGATTGAAGATGTAATTATCACTTACCCAAAAATAGTGAAACGACCGGACGATGCAGAAATCTTTAAAGACATGCTAAGAGGCGAGATGATCGAGAATATAAAGCGAAGAGGTAAGTTTTTGCTTTTGTATGTAACAAACTATGTAATTGTTTCACATTTGCGTATGGAAGGTAAGTTTTTACTTCATCAAGAGGATGAGCCAATTGATAAACATACACACGTACGTTTCTTATTTACAGATGGAACTGAATTACATTATAAAGATGTGAGAAAGTTTGGTACGATGCATCTCTTTAAGAAAGGTGAAGAGTTTGCTCAAATGCCTCTTGCTGATTTAGGACCAGAGCCATTTGATGCTGAATTGACACCGCAGTACTTACAAGAAAGATTGCAAAAGACAAATCGCAAAATAAAAGTCGTATTATTAGACCAGCGTCTTTTAGTAGGGCTTGGAAATATATATGTAGATGAAGTATTATTCCGTTCTCATATTCATCCAGAGCGAGAAGCGTCATCTTTAACGGAAGAAGAAATTGAGAGAGTTTACGAAGCGATTGTTACAACGCTAGGCGAAGCAGTGAAGCGAGGCGGAAGTACAATTAGAACGTATATCAATTCGCAAGGGCAAATCGGTTCATTCCAAGAACTTCTAAATGTATATGGAAAAAAGGGAGAACCGTGTGTGACTTGCGGTACGATTTTAGAAAAAACAGTTGTTGGTGGAAGAGGAACGCATTACTGCCCAATTTGTCAGCCTAGAATATAG
- the polA gene encoding DNA polymerase I — protein MEKKVVLVDGNNIAYRAFFALPLLNNDKGIHTNAIYGFTMMLMRILEEEKPTHMLVAFDAGKTTFRHKTYSDYKGGRQKTPPELSEQFPFIREMLDAFNVPRYELENYEADDIMGTLAKEASEQGFHVKVISGDKDLLQLVSDNTLVCIPRKGITEVDEYTKEALFEKYSLSPKQIIDMKGLMGDQSDNIPGVPGVGEKTAIKLLTQFETVEAVYENLDQVSGKKLKEKLEANKEQALMSKELATIITDAPITVHVDDMAYKGYEPSDLIPMFENLGFTSLLNKLGVTPEETAPAELDDITFDIVEEVTEEMLQQDSALIVEVQEDNYHKADIQGFGIQNENGCYFIPADVALKSDAFKEWLANGEMRKHTFDAKRAIVALKWKGIDIQGIDFDLLIAAYLLDPADTDKDFRAVAKMKETHAVKSDEEVYGKGAKRAVPEQEVVAEHVARKVHVLFDVKQTFVEELEKNEQYELFTELELPLARVLADMEVKGVTVDTERLRNMGEELAGRLKEMEQEIYELAGTEFNINSPKQLGVILFENLNLPVIKKTKTGYSTSADVLDKLMDHHAIIPKILHYRQLGKLNSTYIEGLLKVVHDDSSKIHTRFNQVLTQTGRLSSTEPNLQNIPIRLEEGRKIRQAFIPSEEGWIMYAADYSQIELRVLAHIAKDEGLVEAFQHDMDIHTKTAMDVFGVGKDEVTSNMRRQAKAVNFGIVYGISDYGLSQNLGITRKAAGEFIERYLESFPGVQEYMADIVKDAKQKGYVSTLLNRRRYIPEITSRNFNLRSFAERTAMNTPIQGSAADIIKKAMIIMADRLEEEGLQARLLLQVHDELIFEAPKEEVEKLEKLVPEVMEHAIELAVPLKVDYSYGPTWYDAK, from the coding sequence TTGGAAAAAAAAGTCGTATTAGTAGATGGTAATAATATCGCGTATCGTGCTTTCTTTGCACTACCGCTTTTAAATAACGACAAAGGTATACATACGAACGCAATTTATGGTTTTACGATGATGTTAATGAGAATATTAGAGGAAGAAAAACCGACGCACATGCTTGTGGCGTTTGATGCGGGGAAAACAACGTTCCGTCATAAAACGTATAGTGATTATAAGGGAGGGCGTCAAAAGACGCCACCTGAACTATCAGAGCAATTCCCGTTTATTCGTGAGATGCTTGATGCATTCAATGTACCGCGTTATGAACTGGAAAATTATGAAGCGGATGACATTATGGGAACGTTAGCGAAAGAAGCGAGTGAGCAAGGGTTTCATGTTAAGGTTATTTCAGGAGATAAAGATTTACTGCAACTTGTGTCAGATAATACACTCGTATGTATTCCTCGCAAAGGGATTACAGAAGTAGATGAATATACGAAAGAAGCTTTATTTGAGAAATATAGCTTATCACCAAAGCAAATTATCGACATGAAAGGTTTAATGGGAGACCAATCAGATAACATTCCAGGTGTACCAGGTGTTGGTGAGAAGACAGCCATTAAATTATTAACGCAATTTGAAACGGTAGAAGCAGTATATGAAAACTTAGATCAAGTGAGTGGAAAGAAATTAAAAGAAAAGTTAGAAGCGAATAAAGAACAAGCTCTTATGAGTAAAGAACTGGCGACTATTATTACAGACGCACCGATTACTGTGCATGTAGATGATATGGCATATAAAGGGTATGAACCAAGCGATTTGATTCCGATGTTCGAGAATTTAGGATTTACATCCCTTTTAAATAAATTAGGTGTTACGCCGGAGGAAACGGCTCCAGCTGAATTAGATGATATTACATTTGATATTGTAGAAGAAGTTACAGAAGAAATGCTTCAGCAAGATAGTGCGCTTATTGTTGAAGTGCAAGAAGATAACTATCATAAAGCCGATATTCAAGGTTTTGGTATTCAAAATGAAAATGGTTGTTACTTCATTCCGGCCGATGTTGCTCTTAAATCGGATGCTTTTAAAGAGTGGCTTGCAAATGGAGAAATGAGAAAACATACATTTGATGCGAAGCGTGCTATCGTTGCTCTCAAGTGGAAAGGTATAGATATTCAAGGGATTGACTTTGATTTATTAATTGCCGCTTATTTACTTGATCCAGCTGATACCGATAAAGATTTCCGTGCTGTTGCGAAAATGAAAGAAACACATGCGGTAAAATCTGACGAAGAAGTTTACGGGAAAGGTGCGAAGCGTGCTGTTCCTGAGCAAGAGGTAGTAGCTGAGCATGTCGCTCGTAAAGTACATGTATTATTCGATGTGAAGCAAACATTCGTAGAAGAGTTAGAAAAGAATGAGCAATATGAACTATTTACAGAGTTAGAATTACCGCTTGCTCGTGTATTAGCTGACATGGAAGTGAAAGGTGTTACAGTTGATACGGAGCGTCTTCGTAATATGGGAGAAGAGCTTGCGGGTAGATTAAAGGAAATGGAACAAGAGATTTATGAGCTTGCAGGGACGGAATTTAATATTAATTCACCGAAGCAGCTTGGGGTTATTCTGTTTGAAAACTTAAATTTACCTGTTATTAAAAAGACGAAAACAGGTTATTCTACGTCTGCTGATGTACTAGACAAGCTTATGGATCATCATGCAATCATTCCGAAAATTTTACACTATCGTCAATTAGGGAAACTAAACTCTACATATATTGAAGGGTTACTAAAAGTTGTACATGACGATTCATCTAAAATTCATACTCGCTTTAACCAAGTGTTAACGCAAACAGGACGACTAAGTTCAACGGAACCTAACTTGCAAAATATCCCGATTCGCTTAGAAGAGGGAAGGAAGATTCGTCAGGCGTTTATTCCTTCAGAAGAAGGATGGATTATGTACGCGGCCGATTATTCACAAATTGAACTTCGTGTGCTTGCTCACATTGCAAAAGATGAAGGTTTAGTTGAAGCGTTCCAACATGACATGGATATTCATACGAAAACAGCTATGGATGTATTCGGTGTTGGAAAAGATGAAGTGACATCTAATATGAGACGACAAGCAAAAGCTGTAAACTTCGGCATTGTATACGGTATTAGTGATTACGGCCTTTCACAAAACTTAGGAATCACGAGAAAAGCGGCAGGGGAATTTATCGAAAGGTATTTAGAAAGCTTCCCTGGAGTACAAGAATATATGGCTGACATTGTAAAAGATGCGAAGCAAAAAGGATATGTTTCAACGTTATTAAATCGCCGTCGTTACATTCCAGAAATTACGAGCCGTAACTTTAATTTACGTAGCTTTGCAGAGCGTACAGCAATGAATACACCAATTCAAGGTAGTGCGGCGGATATTATTAAAAAGGCTATGATTATTATGGCGGATCGCTTAGAAGAAGAAGGCCTACAAGCTCGCTTACTTCTGCAAGTACACGATGAATTGATTTTTGAAGCGCCAAAAGAAGAAGTGGAAAAATTAGAGAAGCTTGTACCTGAAGTAATGGAGCATGCAATTGAACTAGCAGTTCCGTTAAAAGTTGATTATTCTTACGGTCCAACTTGGTACGACGCGAAATAA
- the phoR gene encoding sensory box histidine kinase PhoR — protein sequence MNKFRSRLLFTFVSLIVFILVGLGVLLETVFENYYIDHAKERMVKETRYVAVLAEEQGFDSVLKKPYVFEKLEEQIPASIIFVDEKKKVQYSGGKQSAFSQEMIKELSSEAGKQKNKVITKETDQKNEFYHAVFVQDVEGKQGYILVKSTIDTLRDVHQKTWGLLIIGFVIACLVVVFLGVKITGQYIRPIESVTKVAIELAKGNYKARAYESHSDETGMLSKAINILARNLQEMTLEQEMQQDRLHTLIENMGSGMILIDSRGYINLVNRSYKETFHVTDEEYLDRLYYESFHHTEIIELVEEIFMTEVKVRKQMLLPLGIERKHFEVYGAPIIGTNHEWKGIVLVFHDITELKKLEQMRKDFLANVSHELKTPITSIKGFSETLLDGAMDNKKFCEHFLHIILKESERMQGLIEDLLDLSKIEQQGFRLNMGTVDMKGLLEDIHMVLDNKAGEKEISLQVNVLKRVSVIGDPSRLKQIFINLINNAIVYTPAGGVVSVELLEDKYNAYIKVSDTGIGISKEEIPRIFERFYRVDKARSRNTGGTGLGLSIVKHLVEAHQGTITVDSEVGEGTTFTVVLPKSATEK from the coding sequence ATGAATAAATTTCGTTCCAGGCTTCTTTTTACATTTGTTTCTCTTATCGTTTTTATTTTAGTTGGACTAGGTGTATTATTAGAAACCGTATTTGAAAATTACTATATAGATCATGCTAAAGAAAGAATGGTAAAAGAGACAAGGTATGTTGCTGTATTAGCAGAGGAGCAAGGGTTTGATTCTGTTTTAAAAAAGCCGTATGTATTTGAAAAGTTAGAAGAACAAATACCAGCTTCTATTATATTTGTGGATGAAAAAAAGAAAGTTCAATATAGCGGAGGGAAACAATCTGCATTTAGTCAAGAGATGATTAAAGAACTTTCTTCTGAAGCAGGAAAACAAAAAAATAAAGTCATTACGAAAGAAACAGATCAAAAGAATGAATTTTATCATGCTGTGTTCGTCCAGGATGTAGAAGGGAAACAAGGATACATTTTGGTGAAAAGTACAATTGATACTTTGAGGGACGTTCACCAAAAAACGTGGGGATTATTAATTATCGGATTTGTCATTGCTTGTCTCGTAGTTGTATTCCTAGGTGTCAAAATTACAGGACAATATATTAGGCCGATTGAATCAGTTACGAAAGTTGCGATTGAATTAGCGAAGGGTAATTATAAAGCGCGTGCATATGAAAGTCATTCGGATGAAACAGGAATGCTGAGTAAAGCAATTAATATTTTAGCTCGTAATTTACAAGAGATGACACTCGAACAAGAAATGCAACAAGATCGTTTGCACACATTAATTGAAAATATGGGAAGCGGAATGATTTTAATTGATAGCCGTGGTTATATAAACCTTGTAAACCGTTCTTATAAGGAGACTTTCCACGTAACAGATGAAGAATATTTAGACCGTTTATATTATGAATCATTTCACCATACGGAAATTATTGAGCTTGTGGAAGAAATTTTTATGACAGAAGTGAAAGTGCGTAAACAAATGTTATTGCCGCTAGGTATTGAGCGCAAGCATTTCGAAGTATACGGAGCGCCAATTATTGGGACAAACCATGAGTGGAAAGGGATTGTTCTCGTATTCCATGACATTACAGAGTTAAAGAAATTAGAACAAATGAGAAAAGATTTTTTAGCGAATGTTTCTCATGAATTGAAGACACCGATTACTTCTATTAAAGGTTTTTCAGAAACACTCTTGGACGGAGCTATGGATAATAAAAAATTCTGCGAACATTTCTTGCATATCATTTTAAAAGAAAGTGAGCGTATGCAAGGATTAATTGAAGATTTATTAGATTTGTCAAAAATCGAGCAGCAAGGGTTTAGATTAAATATGGGTACGGTTGATATGAAGGGGCTTCTGGAAGACATTCACATGGTGCTTGATAATAAAGCGGGTGAAAAAGAAATCTCTTTACAAGTGAATGTATTGAAACGAGTTTCCGTTATTGGAGATCCGAGCCGCTTAAAACAAATCTTTATTAATTTAATTAATAATGCAATCGTATATACGCCGGCTGGAGGCGTTGTTTCAGTTGAATTATTAGAGGATAAATATAATGCGTATATAAAAGTGTCGGATACTGGAATTGGTATTAGTAAAGAAGAAATCCCTCGTATATTTGAACGTTTTTATCGAGTTGATAAAGCGAGAAGTAGAAATACGGGTGGAACGGGTCTTGGTTTATCAATTGTAAAGCATTTAGTTGAAGCACATCAAGGTACGATTACAGTGGATAGTGAGGTTGGAGAAGGTACAACATTTACAGTTGTTTTACCAAAATCAGCTACTGAAAAATAG
- the phoP gene encoding two-component system response regulator PhoP has product MNNRILVVDDEEFILTLIEFNLQQAGFEVITAMDGEMALQKATTERPDLIILDLMLPKMDGMEVCKELRLQRVMTPILMLTAKDDEFDKVLGLELGADDYMTKPFSPREVVARVKAILRRTKLQQEEKVSETPDEDSIIIAELKILPEFYEAYFQGRKLELTPKEFELLVYLAKNKSRVLTRDQLLSAVWNYDFAGDTRIVDVHISHLRDKIEQNTKKPTYIKTIRGLGYKLEEPKGDE; this is encoded by the coding sequence ATGAACAATCGTATTTTAGTAGTTGATGATGAGGAATTTATCTTAACTTTAATTGAATTTAATTTACAACAAGCTGGGTTTGAAGTTATAACAGCGATGGATGGAGAAATGGCGCTTCAAAAAGCGACAACAGAACGCCCAGATTTAATTATATTAGATTTAATGCTTCCAAAAATGGATGGTATGGAAGTTTGTAAAGAATTACGATTGCAGCGTGTTATGACGCCGATTTTAATGCTAACAGCAAAAGATGATGAATTTGATAAGGTGCTAGGTCTTGAGCTTGGGGCTGATGATTATATGACGAAGCCGTTTAGCCCAAGGGAAGTTGTTGCTCGTGTGAAAGCGATTTTGCGCCGCACGAAATTACAGCAAGAAGAAAAAGTTTCGGAAACGCCAGATGAAGATAGTATCATAATTGCAGAGCTTAAAATTTTACCGGAGTTTTATGAAGCGTACTTCCAAGGTAGGAAACTGGAACTAACACCGAAAGAATTTGAGTTACTTGTTTATCTTGCAAAAAATAAAAGTCGTGTATTAACTCGTGACCAATTATTGAGTGCTGTATGGAATTATGATTTTGCCGGTGATACAAGAATTGTTGATGTCCATATTAGCCATTTGCGCGATAAAATTGAACAAAATACGAAAAAACCGACGTACATTAAAACGATACGTGGTTTAGGTTATAAATTAGAGGAGCCAAAAGGGGATGAATAA
- a CDS encoding MaoC/PaaZ C-terminal domain-containing protein, with the protein MLKKKVQIGRRMDEITVGEKLSITEKIEDKDLLLYLGLTNDANPLYIQHDYASQTPYEKPIVPSIMLTGLITTAVTKYLPGPGSHITRKDLTFVKHVHHYETLQIHFEVVAVSEEEHTIDMLVFAHDEKGETVVKGSLTVTPPFKSVSIMEKALDNF; encoded by the coding sequence ATGTTAAAGAAAAAAGTTCAAATTGGTCGTAGAATGGATGAAATTACAGTAGGAGAGAAATTATCTATCACTGAAAAAATTGAGGATAAAGATTTGTTATTGTATTTAGGGTTAACGAATGATGCCAATCCATTATATATTCAGCATGATTACGCATCCCAAACTCCGTATGAAAAGCCGATTGTCCCAAGCATTATGCTAACGGGGCTGATTACAACGGCGGTTACGAAATATTTACCAGGTCCAGGTAGTCATATTACTAGGAAGGACCTTACGTTCGTGAAACATGTTCACCATTATGAAACGTTACAAATCCACTTTGAAGTTGTGGCTGTTTCAGAGGAGGAACATACAATTGATATGCTTGTATTTGCTCATGATGAAAAAGGAGAAACTGTTGTAAAAGGTTCATTAACAGTAACACCACCTTTTAAATCTGTTTCCATTATGGAAAAAGCATTAGATAATTTTTAA
- the mdh gene encoding malate dehydrogenase, whose amino-acid sequence MTIKRKKVSVIGAGFTGATTAFLLAQKELADVVLVDIPQLENPTKGKALDMLEASPVQGFDANIIGTSDYADTADSDVVVITAGIARKPGMSRDDLVATNSKIMKSITRDIAKHSPNAIIVVLTNPVDAMTYSVFKEAGFPKERVIGQSGVLDTARFRTFISQELNLSVKDITGFVLGGHGDDMVPLVRYSYAGGIPLETLIPKERLEAIVERTRKGGGEIVGLLGNGSAYYAPAASLVEMTEAILKDQRRVLPAIAYLEGEYGYSDIYLGVPVILGGNGIEKIIELELLADEKEALDRSVESVRNVMKVLV is encoded by the coding sequence ATGACAATCAAACGCAAGAAAGTTTCAGTCATCGGTGCAGGATTTACAGGAGCAACAACAGCATTCTTATTAGCACAAAAAGAACTTGCAGATGTTGTATTAGTGGACATTCCACAGCTGGAAAATCCAACAAAAGGGAAAGCGTTAGATATGTTAGAAGCGAGCCCAGTACAAGGTTTTGATGCTAACATTATTGGTACATCTGATTACGCAGATACTGCTGATTCTGACGTTGTCGTTATTACAGCAGGTATTGCGCGTAAGCCTGGTATGAGCCGTGATGACTTAGTAGCAACAAACTCTAAAATTATGAAAAGTATTACGCGCGACATTGCAAAACATTCACCAAATGCGATTATTGTTGTATTAACAAATCCAGTTGATGCAATGACATATTCTGTATTTAAAGAAGCAGGATTCCCGAAAGAGCGTGTTATCGGTCAATCGGGCGTATTGGATACAGCTCGTTTCCGTACATTCATTTCACAAGAATTAAATCTTTCTGTGAAAGACATTACAGGATTTGTTCTTGGTGGACATGGTGACGATATGGTACCTCTTGTACGCTATTCCTATGCAGGTGGTATTCCGTTAGAAACATTAATTCCGAAAGAGCGTTTAGAGGCAATCGTAGAACGTACACGTAAAGGTGGCGGTGAGATTGTAGGCTTATTAGGAAACGGTAGTGCATATTACGCGCCAGCAGCTTCTTTAGTTGAAATGACAGAAGCAATCTTGAAAGATCAACGCCGTGTATTACCTGCTATTGCATACCTTGAAGGTGAGTATGGTTATAGTGACATTTACTTAGGGGTACCAGTAATTCTAGGTGGTAACGGAATTGAAAAAATTATTGAATTAGAACTTCTTGCCGATGAAAAAGAAGCGTTAGATCGCTCTGTAGAATCTGTACGTAACGTTATGAAAGTTCTTGTTTAA